Part of the Drosophila kikkawai strain 14028-0561.14 chromosome 3L, DkikHiC1v2, whole genome shotgun sequence genome is shown below.
AAACGAAAATCGGTTAAAAAGAGACTTTCCCCTAAAAGAGCAATATGACAGCGTGATTCATGAATATCTGGATCTGGGTCATATGAAAGAAGTTCCGTCGACTCACAATTCTCCTACCTACTATCTTCCACATCATGCGGTGATCAAGCCCGAAAGCACCACTACAAAGCTTCGCGTTGTATTTAACGctgtgacggttaggtcattcctcggggctcaaggatggccagggttcatctcagaaatttatttgttgtctgatgtggttgctgaaagagatgccgacccggtcccagagtagaacgccgagAAATATGCCGTAACTATAATTATCTGTTTATTGCCTCGAACATTACAAGTGTTAAAAAAAGATTGGGTTTAGTCTGCTGCCGCGGGTAGTCGCTCCGGAACGCCGCATTTCAGGGTTAGGTACATCCTTcccgctcgggtcgacagtgtcggtgaaacgccgATGCGCAGATGCTCCTCAGATCTCCTTGAGTGCGAATAACTggtggaggccctcaggtctgccagttagtggaataacttgttagcggagaccctgagatcttccagttagcgagcagatttgtggagtCCCTAAGGGGTTCCACTCTTTAGAAGTTCGTataggccctaaggtcttctaagatggaaaagtttgtagaggccctaaggtcttctaagatgagaagtttgtagaggccctaaggtcttccaagatgagaagtttgtagaggccctaaggtcttctaagatgagaagtttgtagaggccctaaggtcttctaagtttgtagaggccctaaggtcttctaagtttgtagaggccctaaggtcttctaagttggtagaggccctaaggtcttctaaaagagagaagttgttagaggccctgaggtcttctaagattgagaagtggttagaggcccttaggtcttctaagattgagaagttgttagaggccctaaggtcttctaaaagagagatGGTTtaagaggccctcaggtcttctaagtttgagacgtgcacggaggccctaaggtctaccgagatatatagagacttatagagaggcccttaggtcttccaatattgagacgtacagagaggccctaaggtcttccacaagttatagacgtaagatatggtcggggtcccgactatgggttaccgcttaccaatataccttacttaaCCGTGCTCCTTGAGTGACTCCGCGCTCCTTGGGTGACTCCTTGCTGCTGGCTTCCCCTTAGCTCCTgttagaggacttggccgatcgctggccgaaaactgaatgcctttcaagggctgaggctcgccttatatagggctccGGTGCGGCCGAGTGTGACCGACGCGCCCGGAGAAATTTGCCATTAAGAGTGTGGCCAGATCCTCatttgggccagtgtgaccctttgcgcctgatcatggcgcgcgcgcgcatttaattcaaatctaTTCCATATTCATAGTTTTCTATTGCCTATTCTATTCtcatccttattttatatcttacgtatatatttgtgcgcgtctgcgcgtcacaACGCTTCAAGCCCTTCAGCAAATGGAACcagtttaaatgatatttttcatGCTGGTCCAGTCCTGAAATCTGATCTGACTATTCAGATCCTGAAGTGGCAATGCTTCCAATATGTCTTCAGTGCGGACATTACTAAAATGTACCGTCAGATTTGGGTCGATTCCAAGCACACACCCTTTCAAAGAATTCTGTTCCGAAATAAGGAAGGAGATATCCGAGACTTCGAGTTACAGACAGTTACTGCGCGCCCTTCTTGGCTATCCGAGTGCTGCAACAGCTAGCAAAGGACGTCCAAGGGCCATTTCCACAGGCCAGCCGCATTCTTCAGCATCACATGTATGTCGATGACGTGCTGGCCGGCGCAAATTCCGTAGAAGACGCCCAAGATTCGGTCCAAGAATTGCGAGCAGCTCTAAGTTTCGCTGGTTTTCCATTAAGAAAATTGACTTCTAACCGTAAGAGCAAAACATGCGATATTCCAGCTGATCACCTTCTCCATAGCGAGTTCCTCGATATCGATGCCGAAAGCACGGCCAAGACGCTGGGTATTCGATGGAGGGCAAAATCCGACGAGTTCTATTTCGTCCCTCCAGAATTAATAGTGGAACCTTCCTACAAAAAGCGGGAAGTTTTATCCCAAATCGCTAAGCTGTTCGATCCTGCCGGATGGCTGGCTCCGTTCATCATCCGTTCCAAAATGTTTATGCAGGAGATTTGGTTGCAAGACTTAGGCTGGGATGACAAGCTTCCCACGCACATGAGTCAGAGTAGGCAGTCGTTTCTCAAAGAATATTCCGACGGCTTCTGTGACGCGTCGCAGAAAGCCTATGGAGCTGCTATCTATGTCCGCGTCGAGATGGGTCACCAGATCTTGACTCGTCTGCTGACAGCCAAGACACGAGTGGCTCCGGTGAAAACCGTGTCCCTCCCCCGGCTAGAGCTCTGTGGAGCGGTGCTTTTAACCGAAATGGTGACAGCAATCCTTCCGCATTTGCCTACCGCCAGTTCCGCTCTCCGCTGCTGGACAGATTCCACGATCGTCCTAGCCTGGTTACGTAAGCCTGCTTgcaactggactacgtttgtGGCCAACAGAGTTGCCAAGATCACTCAGGCAACACCAGTCGACTGTTGGGCACACGTTCCCTCCGAACAAAACTCCGCCGATTTAGCCAGTCGAGGCGTACCCCTGATCGATCTAGCGGATAGCAAACTTTGGTGGCAAGGACCAGAGTGTTTGCAAGGGCCTCGTGAGCTTTGGCCTGCCCAAAATGCCATCGACCCGACCGAATTAGAACAGCGTGCAGTCAAGGTGCATTTCAGCAAGAACCCGTCCGAAGAATATCTTGAGCGTTTCTCCAAACTGGACAAAGCTCTGCGGGTCTTAACGTACGTTCTGCGATTCCTTAAACGCTGCCGCAAGAGCTCGATCTCGCCCACTTCACGACCCACAAGTGATGAAATCCGGGAGGCAGAAAGAGTTTTAATCTCCATTGCGCAGCGCAGAGCATATGGCCAAGAGCAGAAGCATCTGGCCGAGAAAAGGTCTCTTCCAGTGTCAAGTCCGATTGCGAACTTGTTTCCGTTTATCGACCAACACGGCCTCCTAAGAGCATGTGGTCGCCTTACTGCTGCCAAAGGGTTGCAGTATGACGAACGCCATCCAATAATACTTCCCTATGCAGACTGTCTCGCCTTCTCATCCAATTTGCTTACCAGATTACTCTTCATGGCGGTAGTCAATTAATTGTACGCCTGATCCGATCGAAGTATTAGATTCCTAAAATTAAGAATCTGGTGAAGGCTGTGGTGAATCCGTGTAACATTTGCACGATTGACAAGAAGCGACTTCAAACCCAGCTGATGGGCGATTTTCCGACAGACAGAGTTTCCTTCTCGAGGGCTTTCACGTACACGGGCGTTGATTACGCCGGCCCTTTCGAGATCAAAAACTATACAGGGAGAGCGTGTCTCATAACAAAGGgttatgtttgtgtgtttgtgtgtttctcTACGAAGGCTATCCATTTGGAACCCACTTCCGATCTGACAACCGAGAAGTTCCTAGCGGCCTTTGCTGGTTTCGTAGCGAGGCGCGGTTGTCCTCAGATCGGCGACATGGTAGTCGTCAAGGAGGACAATCTGCCATCCGACGAATGGCGGCTCGGCAGAATTAGTTCTGTCTTCCCAGGAGCCGATGACCTCATCCGAGTTGTGGAGATCCGCACAGCTCGTGGGACAATTAAGCGCCCAGTCCATAAGGTCATACTTTTCCCTGCGGAGGATCAAGAATCCTCCGTTCCCAGTTACTAGGGCTTCTCAGTTTCCGAGGTCCGACGTTTCGTGCTACCCCTGCTAACagttcgtttttcttttttttctattcatcGCAGGATACGTTTTTTGTACAATGGCTCCACGTCCTCGTACCGCCCAGTTCTTGGAAAGCAGACGTTCCTGAGGAATTCAATCCTACCGCTGCCGAGTCTGCCGGGGAATCCATCCTCTTTGGAAGTGCAAGAGGTTCCGAAAGCTGAGCGCCGAGAAGCGCTACCAAACAGTACTTATTAATAAATACTGCCCAAATTGCCTCGCCCACCAACATTCCGAGGGGACCTGCCGCAGCGAAGATGGCTGCAAGAAGTTCGGTGGGAACCACCACACCCTGCTACATATGCACGAGGAGCCGTCTCCACCACACCCGTCGCGCAATCCGCGCCAATCCGCCAGGTCGCATCCCCGCTGTTCCGCCGGGTCCGTCTCCCACTCTTCGTCGCCCAACCGGGTAGCCATTGAGCGTCCACGTCCGGAGGTCTCCGCTCCGGCTACGTCGGTGGCCACGTTGGTTCGTCAGAAGACGGTCCACATACTTCCGACGGCCATCGTCGTGGTGTACACGGGATCCTCCACGTTCGAGACCGCGGCGATGATCGAACCCTGTATGGCAGTGAGCAGTATCGACCGATCGCTGGCGGCCGCTTTCCGGCTGCCTTTCACCAGTCTGGGAGACGACGAGGTCTGTTCGGCGACTCTCCAATCCCGAACAGGCCACTTCAAGCTGGAGGTTGTCCTGAAGCTTGACCCGAGCCTCAAGATCCGGACTCCTATTCGGAATCTGAGCGACGCCACACGGGCTAAGTTCGGCGACATCCGTCTTGCGGATGAGCAATTTCACCGCCCGGAAACAATCTCCCTCGTTTTGGGCTCAGACGTGTTTGCGAAGCTGATCCAACCAGGGTTCCTGAAACTCTAGGATGGTTTGCCTGTTGCTCAGAGCACTGTGTTCGGATGGACCGTTTCCGGAGCCGTTCTGGAACACTGAAGCTGATCCTGGTTTCTTTTGCTagcgcaaggggggggggggggggagaatgttcacgccagaagggCGTGAAGTTACGAGCGGCAGTGTAAGCGGCAAGCGCTTGCGCTCAAGCTTGTGCTCCCGCTCACTGTTTCCTTCGCTCTGcccgtctccctctctttcgctaTTCTCCAGCAGCGAACTCACCACTCCGCGGTCCCTGCAGCCCGTTTGCCATGTAGTTAAGTTAGTATTAATCAAGAACTGAAGTCAATAAAGTGTGATATAATTGAAGTGAAGCTACCCCCCTCTCGCCTACTATTTTGGAGCTTTTTCTTGTGGGATTCAGCAGTCTCCAGGCCAACTATTCCGACGACCACGCCATCCTAGAAGGACGACGATTTGTCTGGCCACTCCGCCCCCTCCATTTCagactttgaatgctcatatcttccacaaaaaaaatctgaaaatttttGTTACAGATTTGGAATCCCAGGAAATTTGTATGGCTTAAAACGATTTTGCGATTAtgaattttcctatttttgcaacggcttttgttcgagaggcgcgcACTGtgcggcgtagccgtccctaaGCTCGTCTGGAAGCGAGCGaagatcgggaacacgggtgCGTGCGATCGGAAATACCGGGGTCTCCTGGCGTGAACACAACTCGAATGGTACGATGCTTTGGCAGCGTTTCAGGTATAAATAAGCAACAGTTTCGCTTAATAACTTTCCAATctatttcaattttctttcacttttagttttgcatttttagTTTGCATTAGACCTttatcgagtgcagacgtgcatacggacgaccgctacgcggagtttatttttgaagttttttttcatggtgaaagaGTAATATCTGAACtctaaaatatgtatataaaggTAGTCCAAGCCCTACAGTACATATGACAAACGGACGCAAGTGCGTGAGACATATTTATGATCTGAAAAAATCAtctatatggtgccacgcgtaacaagctcccAAAAATGAGCATCGATCAAAAGATTGAGCGTAGAAGCTCTGTAAACCAATGAAACGGTTGTTTTGATATCAAAGCAGAAAAGACGTttgtctaccaagcccaacccggctctactgaccgccgacagcaacagagcgcgctcttgctcacccgccctaTTCACTCCAACTCCTACATCATGAAGCTatcaatgccaaaccccaccaccaccagcttcgatggaagacgcatcAACAACAAGCAGTGCTACAATTTCTGCAAtcgcatcaaaagcaacagcaacaactaaaacaacgaccaatattgcgaaatcggtgacAACGGCCCCAGCGCAAAATTCAATGATAACAAAAACCAtaagctccgataagcaacaagaggtttcggccatacagactagcatggatcgctacatacGTCGTCATAGCCCGGAGGCCAAGGGCCTTGTGGCCATCATCCCCACCGCTgccaccttctcctcctcctccaactATGCCAATCGGCAGGATCTCAAGCAGAATAACTTTGTGTGCTTTGTGGCCTGGGGGTTGCCGCTGAAGTGCTGGGCGCTTGTTTTGTGAGCAATCAGTCGGACAAGGTTCTGCAGTTCCTGGTGGCCACGCTTGTCCTTTGCTGTTGGATCTGTAACGTGCAACGTTTTAAAGCACAGTTTTGATCGAGATCTGAATTCGCGGGGGCCCGCTATAGAgtccggctctagctcgtcggctttgtgGGTGGTGGTCTTGCTCGTTCAGATCTGCCTTGGTTTATAATCATTAATCAAGAAATTGAGAGTGCGTGCGATGGCATCCGAAAAGATATCGGAAAATGggtagagaaaaaaaatatatattccagaGGAGACAGTGGGAAAAgtcagaaaaagaaaagaggagGGAAATTCGGCGAAGAGACGTAGGTGTTGTTACGTCATTTTGAATCCGCCCAACCTGTGATCACTATCTTCGAGCTCAGCTCGAGTGATCCCTTTTGATACCCTTACGACTGCAGAATCATCTGCCGAGTTCAAGCGAAAAGGACTACTCCATGGTTTCTTTTATGTCCATTTTAATACAATATTATAAGTCTAACAGTAAGAAGGGAAACCTTAGCATATAGGTAAtaattaatgtaatttttagATATATACCTGAAGTAGAATACAATATTTAAGACATGTTAGTGTTAAGAgataatactttattttaaataaattttaattttgtaattaaatttcattgcGGTTCTCTTGGCTAAACTGGaataaatttttatgcgtTTATTATAACCTGTTAATGCTTTAATTTCTTGTGcgacaatttttattttttcagatATGTTCATTgttctatttttcttttaaactaattctgttttgttttaggCAGTTggaataaattcatttttttttcttacttttactattaattttcttttacttaaattttattttaattagcatATGGGTGTTCTAGGCGTGGCGTGacgaattttatttaaatacacggcaaaaataataaccaaTATACGCatcattttgttgttgcaactCACATGATAAATTTTTCCTACGACGAAAGATCGATCTTCGGAGCGATGGCTGAAAGAGAATGCCGACTAATGTTTGCGATGGGTTAATAAATCTCGTCTACCTGCTTCATCTGCATTTCCTAATTTAATctctttaattttgaaatattctaTCCATAGTTTAATTCCGTTTTAATTagcaaatacattttttaacaatGCAAATTTGACTTCATTAATTTCGTAGAagttttctctcagtgtagaAATAAAACCATGTGCTATGGGGCAGGCACTCGGCGAAATTGGGGAACTCGTGACCTTTTGCAAAATTTATGCACGATAGAAAGTGATTGGCGCTGGTATCGAGGGATTACTGTAGCGGCCGAAGAGGGAAATATTTTCACGCGGATTTATCATTAGGTTCAACCTAACCCCTCTAAAACAAATGTGCCTGGCACGAGTTGGCTCTAAAGAGCCACGTTAACGGCCGTGGCCGACTGCACGAAAATGCAGAGAGACTACATGCGCACTATTTGTTTGCTGATCTTCGACGGTAGCGACTTCTACACtgggtttaaattaaattttcggCGAAGATGCTCCGCTTAGCGGAGAGGTGCTCCGCTGGACGGAGAGGTTGCTCCGCTTGACGGAGAAGGTGGCTCCGCTTGAAGGAGAAGGTAGCGCGGCTTCTCTATCCGCCGATCTGGTCGCTGCGCCTCACAGGGCGATGTCTCCGTTCGGCGGAGATGGATGACCCTTCGCTGCCTGCGAGGGTAGGGGTGTTCCGTTGGCCGGCCGTGAAATTGGCCGCCTCGGAACGGCTGGCCTTACTGCCGCTAGAACGGCATAATCCTTCCCTCCTCCGATGCCACGCTGAAAGTGGGTGCTCCGCTGGACACTCCCTAAACCGAGTGTTTGCAAAAAAATGCCATCAGAATTATGCCAACAATTGGTGGCACTTAATGCTTACCTAGCCTTTCTGCCAACTTTGGCAactaaacaatacaaaaaatttcTCCTCGTGGTGCAGCTCCACTGCCGTTGATTTCGGATGCACTTTATTTTAACCCGCACTCAAATAAGACGCGTGTGATCGCTTTAGCACTCTCAGAGAAAAGAACATGGCCGGATTCCGGATATACACCGGTGAAGTTGGCCGATTGCTCCGATGCAGTTGCAGCCGGAGTGCAATAATTGGCAACGCTCTAATCACTGCTATACCTAaatgcatacttttaggccaAAGTACCTAAACAGACCAAAAGTGTTTCAGGCGCCGTTACAGATCTTTGGCTCCATGAACCTGATCTCCGGCTATCTGGTGCACTGCCGCACCAAGGAGATCCTGACAAACAGCAATGCCCTGACCCTGCAACAACGGAGTGCTCATGGGTATAGGCATATTCGTCTTTATGTATGGCTTAGCCTGCCCTTTGCTCATGCTGGGCGTCATCTATGAGTTTGCCAACATCGATGTCTGGCTGGGATCGGGCGAGACCAGCACTCTGTTGTGGCCGTTTTTGGTGCGCGCCTTTATGGAACTGATGCTGGGCATTTGCTGCTTTGCCTGGATCCTGGGACCCCGCATTTCCATTATGTACAAAAGTCAGGTGGGTGGTAATAATAAGATTAAGCCGTTGCCTGGAGGCACCGATGCTCAGAGCAGCTCGCGTGGCTCGCATGCGGCATGCAGCAGCACGGTTGTCTCTTACCATTCGGTGAGGCCATTCATGGCCAGTGCTCCCGCCGCAGCTGCAGAATCCCTACAAGCTAAAATCATTACCAGGAGCAGGTTCCATATCGTTGAATCAAATGAGGAATCATCAGCACAGGCACCATCAcaggcatcatcatcatcatcaccagcagcagcagcatcaccatcaccagcaGGGACACCACTCTTCTTCCTCGCATCGCGTGTATTATCCACCGGGGGTAGAAGCTATGCCTCCCAGAACCACTACTATCCTCCCCTGCAGCATTATGGCGATAAGACGCTGCTCTAGGAGGAATTCTTTCCACATCAAATGTTCCTGCTTCCacttaatatataattatatatatgtactagAAGACATTACCACGCATTGCTGTGGCTAACAAATGAGTATATTACAAAGTTCTTAGTAAATAACATGTGACACTTATGAATGGAGTTATGAATGACGTAGGTAAGatagtaatatttattatttgaattataaatataatcggggccaaatatttttggttagcTTGTCTTTTGCTAACAAAAATAGATTTGACGGGTTTCCCACACGTGAACATGCAACAT
Proteins encoded:
- the LOC138928472 gene encoding uncharacterized protein produces the protein MASAEKPTAEQPTAEPPTAATVSLRKFIAASDRVSIFEAKINTPGQASPSLHLLQVRLQQVRALWDKVETEYDTCSDLIAQEGYLEMVSVLQNKYDYCYSVYESCSAEISATIDSATPQAVQPPSQPIISSGCRLPPCDTEVFDGDYLRWPTFRDLFTAVYVNNPRLTPVEKLFHLLTKTSGEAKAIVSKSPLTNDGFASAWEALQDRFQNKRLLVNSQLKLLFNLSSISQESGHALKKLQSTTALAHSQISTDNWDCLLVFLCASKLPKVTLSLWEQSLTSKSDIPAWEEMNTFLSERYRTLEAIEDMKPTQAVPKKLQSFETKVSTKPKGCDLCSKENHPVRLCPRFLQMSVDARSGYIKKKQLCLNCFARGHQLRDCTSTHSCFTCKERHQNLLHRNVTPANSRSSTPSAQLSSGPSSSNASTSNPTVQNYFASGTTAVLLSTAIIDVCHLGTNYRARALIDSGSEATFISERLFNLIKLPFRSIQTQVSGLNQSVSAKSTRLCHFQVRSPTKPGLQLDTAAYVLPALAGKLPSYPIARDSLKDLPALQWADPKFYESSQIDVLIGADILPSVMLSGTRGNICGSLLGQETIFGWVLTGPISQVNSNRVASFTTQVHQVGDEALDTLLSKFWEVEDLPVQMVKESDSYCERNFLQTTKKDASGRYVVTLPFCDPVNSGSNLGYSRSIALVQFLRNENRLKRDFPLKEQYDSVIHEYLDLGHMKEVPSTHNSPTYYLPHHAVIKPESTTTKLRVVFNAVTLAKDVQGPFPQASRILQHHMYVDDVLAGANSVEDAQDSVQELRAALSFAGFPLRKLTSNRKSKTCDIPADHLLHSEFLDIDAESTAKTLGIRWRAKSDEFYFVPPELIVEPSYKKREVLSQIAKLFDPAGWLAPFIIRSKMFMQEIWLQDLGWDDKLPTHMSQSRQSFLKEYSDGFCDASQKAYGAAIYVRVEMGHQILTRLLTAKTRVAPVKTVSLPRLELCGAVLLTEMVTAILPHLPTASSALRCWTDSTIVLAWLRKPACNWTTFVANRVAKITQATPVDCWAHVPSEQNSADLASRGVPLIDLADSKLWWQGPECLQGPRELWPAQNAIDPTELEQRAVKVHFSKNPSEEYLERFSKLDKALRVLTYVLRFLKRCRKSSISPTSRPTSDEIREAERVLISIAQRRAYGQEQKHLAEKRSLPVSSPIANLFPFIDQHGLLRACGRLTAAKGLQYDERHPIILPYADCLAFSSNLLTRLLFMANLVKAVVNPCNICTIDKKRLQTQLMGDFPTDRVSFSRAFTYTGVDYAGPFEIKNYTGRACLITKGYVCVFVCFSTKAIHLEPTSDLTTEKFLAAFAGFVARRGCPQIGDMVVVKEDNLPSDEWRLGRISSVFPGADDLIRVVEIRTARGTIKRPVHKVILFPAEDQESSVPSY